The genomic stretch GACGGCAGATTATCGCCAAGAAACGCCAGCCATTCAGAAATTCTAGGCAGCTCATCTGCCCACTCCTTGGGGACGAAAGAAGTGACCCGCTCGAGGTCTTTCTCATCTAGATCCAGGCCTTGGGTGTCGATATCTTTCGGGTCAGCCAACCAGCCGATCGGCGACTTGATGGCATCCACCCGTCCTTCAATTCGGTCAATCATCCACTTCAGCACTCGGGAGTTATCGCCGAAACCTGGCCAGCGGAAGTGGCCGTCAGCGTCTTTCTGGAACCAGTTGACGTAGAAAATCTTCGGCAACTTTGAGGCGTCGTGAATCTTTCCAAGTTTTAGCCAGTGATTGAAGTAGTCGCAGACGTTGTAGCCGATGAATGGCCGCATCGCCATCGGGTCGCGACGCACCACGCCGACCGCACCAACTGCGGCTGCAGTCGTTTCGGAAGAGCAAGTGCTGCCCAGGAATACGCCATGCTGCCAGTTAAAAGATTGGTTCACCAGCGGGACGGTATTCGCGCGGCGGCCACCGAAAATCATGATGTCTACCGGTACACCAAAAGGTGAGAAGAATTCGTCTGCCAAAATTGGGCATTGGTCAATAGGGGTAGTGAAACGGCTATTAGGATGGGCAGCCTTATCAGTTTGACAACCACCTTCTGGGCCAGCGTCTCGCGTCCAGGAACGCCCGCGCCAATCAGTCAGGTGCTCGGGGGCTTCCTTAGTCATGCCTTCCCACCAAACGTCGCCGTCATCAGTCAACGCCACATTGGTGAATACCGAGTTGCCTTTGTTGATTGCTCGCATAGCGTTAGGATTCGACTTCATCGAGGTGCCCGGAGCTACCCCGAAGAAACCAAACTCTGGGTTGACTGCATAGAGTCTGCCGTCCTGGCCGAATCTCATCCAAGCAATATCGTCGCCCAAAGTTTCTACCGTCCAGCCGGGAATAGTCGGCTCCAACATTGCTAAATTCGTCTTGCCGCAAGCTGAGGGGAATGCGGCGCAAATGTTGTAAGACTTGCCTTCAGGGCTGGTTAACTTGAGGATCAGCATGTGCTCGGCCAGCCAGCCTTCATCGCGAGCCATCACTGAGGCGATCCGTAGGGCGTAGCATTTCTTGCCAAGTAGCGAGTTACCGCCGTAGCCAGAGCCATAAGACCACACCATGCGTTCTTCAGGGAAGTGTGAGATATAAACGTTGCCGGTATCGCACGGCCACATAACATCTTTTTCCCCTTCGCTCAGTGGTGAACCCACTGAATGTAAACAGGGCACGAATGAGGCATCGCGCTTAATCATCTCGTCAGTAACGGCTTGACCCATGCGCGTCATGATGCCCATTGAAAGAGCAACATAGCTCGAGTCAGTGATTTCGACACCAAATTTCGGATCTTCAGCATCGAGATGCCCCATGCAGAACGGAATAATTAACATCGTGCGCCCGCGCATACAGCCTTTGTAAAGGGAACGCATTATTTTCTTCATTTCCTTGGGCGCAAGCCAATTGTTTAGCGGGCCAGCGTCGTCTTCGTTCTCAGAGCAAATGAACGTTTTATTCTCTACACGGGCGACATCGTCAGGATCGGTGCGCACATAAATGGAGTTAGGTTTTTTATTCGGGTCGAGCGGAATTGCTCGCCCCAACTGTACTAGCTGGGCAGTTAGCTCCTGGCGTTCTTGCTCAGATCCATTGCAGTAACGGATGCGGCTTGGTTGGGTTAACTCTGCGACTTTGTTAACCCACTCAACGAGTCGGGGAAAATTCGGCTCTTCGCCGATAATTTCGAATTTTGTTGAAGACTGCGATGACACCTCTATCACTCCTGTGTGCTCGAGGGTTAAAATTGCCTCCATTATCGCATTAGCCGATCAGAATATTGAGACTCTTTTCAACTCTTAATAATTTGTTATTTTAAACAAAATGGTATTGTGCTCGCCGCAAAAGCGGACGAGCACAATTTATTTAGTTGAATTGATTAGCCAAATTGGCCAGTGATATAGCGTTCTGTTTCTGGCTGAGCGGGATTTGTGAAAATCTTTTCGGTTAAATCGAATTCCACCAAATGTCCAGGTTTGCCAGCTGCTTCGATAGAGAAA from Vaginimicrobium propionicum encodes the following:
- a CDS encoding phosphoenolpyruvate carboxykinase (GTP), with the protein product MEAILTLEHTGVIEVSSQSSTKFEIIGEEPNFPRLVEWVNKVAELTQPSRIRYCNGSEQERQELTAQLVQLGRAIPLDPNKKPNSIYVRTDPDDVARVENKTFICSENEDDAGPLNNWLAPKEMKKIMRSLYKGCMRGRTMLIIPFCMGHLDAEDPKFGVEITDSSYVALSMGIMTRMGQAVTDEMIKRDASFVPCLHSVGSPLSEGEKDVMWPCDTGNVYISHFPEERMVWSYGSGYGGNSLLGKKCYALRIASVMARDEGWLAEHMLILKLTSPEGKSYNICAAFPSACGKTNLAMLEPTIPGWTVETLGDDIAWMRFGQDGRLYAVNPEFGFFGVAPGTSMKSNPNAMRAINKGNSVFTNVALTDDGDVWWEGMTKEAPEHLTDWRGRSWTRDAGPEGGCQTDKAAHPNSRFTTPIDQCPILADEFFSPFGVPVDIMIFGGRRANTVPLVNQSFNWQHGVFLGSTCSSETTAAAVGAVGVVRRDPMAMRPFIGYNVCDYFNHWLKLGKIHDASKLPKIFYVNWFQKDADGHFRWPGFGDNSRVLKWMIDRIEGRVDAIKSPIGWLADPKDIDTQGLDLDEKDLERVTSFVPKEWADELPRISEWLAFLGDNLPSQLAEEYDRLRSGVLQSYEKDPEPRD